In one Roseomonas haemaphysalidis genomic region, the following are encoded:
- a CDS encoding SDR family oxidoreductase codes for MQCRLDGQVAVVTGGSSGLGRGIALLFAEAGASVVVNYHSGAEAAAEVVRQIEAAGGRAIAVGADVSQQAEVDAMFGRAIEAFGGVDVVVANSGIQKDAAVADMTLDQWRQVIDTNLTGQFLCAQAAVRQFRRQGERGASRALGKIVHMSSVHEVIPWAGHVNYAASKGGVMMLMKTLAQEVAPERIRVNSIAPGAIRTNINKAATEGAAAEQLLKLIPYKRIGAAEDVARAALFLASDMADYITGATLFVDGGMTLYPGFEDNG; via the coding sequence ATGCAGTGCAGGCTGGACGGACAGGTGGCGGTTGTGACGGGCGGCAGCTCGGGCCTCGGGCGCGGCATCGCCCTGCTTTTCGCGGAGGCCGGCGCCAGCGTGGTGGTGAACTACCATTCCGGCGCCGAGGCGGCGGCCGAGGTGGTGCGGCAGATCGAGGCGGCGGGCGGCCGCGCCATCGCCGTGGGGGCCGACGTGTCGCAGCAGGCGGAGGTGGACGCCATGTTCGGCCGGGCGATCGAGGCCTTTGGCGGCGTGGACGTGGTGGTGGCCAATTCCGGCATCCAGAAGGACGCCGCCGTGGCCGACATGACGCTGGACCAGTGGCGGCAGGTGATCGACACCAACCTGACCGGGCAGTTCCTGTGCGCCCAGGCGGCGGTGCGCCAGTTCCGCCGGCAGGGCGAGCGGGGCGCGTCCCGCGCCCTGGGCAAGATCGTGCACATGAGCTCGGTCCACGAGGTCATCCCCTGGGCCGGCCACGTCAACTACGCCGCATCCAAGGGCGGCGTGATGATGCTGATGAAGACCCTGGCGCAGGAGGTGGCGCCCGAGCGCATCCGCGTCAATTCCATCGCCCCCGGCGCCATCCGCACCAACATCAACAAGGCGGCGACCGAGGGTGCGGCGGCGGAGCAGCTGCTCAAGCTGATCCCCTACAAGCGGATCGGCGCGGCGGAGGACGTGGCGCGCGCCGCGCTGTTCCTGGCCAGCGACATGGCCGACTACATCACCGGCGCCACCCTGTTCGTGGACGGCGGCATGACCCTGTACCCCGGCTTCGAAGACAATGGCTGA
- a CDS encoding SDR family NAD(P)-dependent oxidoreductase, whose protein sequence is MPDRREGALPETRAADARPIMLLTGASRGIGHATVKRFKAEGWRILTVSRQPFAEECLWPEARDSHLQADLADPAAIAPLVAEVRRRLPDGRLHALVNNAGISPKVAGGGRMGLLQTEAATWETVFNVNLFSTAMLARGLFDALKAGQGTIVNVTSIVGSRVHPFAGVAYACSKAALAALTREMAHEFGAHGIRVNAIAPGEIDTAILSPGTEDIIERQIPLRRLGDPAEVAETILFLCSSRSSYINGAEIHINGGQHV, encoded by the coding sequence ATGCCAGACCGGAGGGAGGGTGCATTGCCCGAAACGCGCGCCGCCGATGCCCGCCCCATCATGCTGTTGACCGGCGCCAGCCGCGGCATCGGCCATGCCACCGTCAAGCGCTTCAAGGCGGAAGGCTGGCGCATCCTGACCGTGTCCCGGCAGCCCTTCGCGGAGGAATGCCTGTGGCCCGAGGCGCGGGACAGCCACCTGCAGGCGGATCTGGCCGACCCCGCCGCCATCGCGCCGCTGGTGGCCGAGGTGCGGCGGCGCCTGCCGGACGGCCGGCTGCACGCGCTGGTCAACAACGCCGGGATCTCGCCCAAGGTCGCCGGCGGCGGCCGCATGGGGCTGCTGCAAACCGAGGCGGCGACCTGGGAAACGGTGTTCAACGTCAACCTGTTTTCCACTGCCATGCTGGCGCGCGGGTTGTTCGACGCGCTGAAGGCGGGGCAGGGGACGATCGTCAACGTCACCTCCATCGTCGGCTCCCGCGTGCACCCCTTCGCCGGGGTCGCCTATGCCTGCTCCAAGGCGGCGCTGGCAGCGCTGACGCGGGAGATGGCGCATGAGTTCGGCGCCCACGGCATCCGGGTGAACGCGATCGCCCCCGGCGAGATCGACACCGCCATCCTGTCCCCCGGCACGGAGGACATCATCGAACGGCAGATCCCGCTGCGCCGGCTGGGCGACCCCGCCGAGGTGGCGGAAACCATCCTGTTCCTGTGTTCCTCCCGCTCCTCCTATATCAATGGCGCCGAGATCCACATCAATGGCGGTCAGCACGTCTGA
- a CDS encoding PDDEXK nuclease domain-containing protein produces the protein MAVSTSEPGLPADYAGWLGSLKARIRAARLRAAMAVNAELIALYWRIGRDILERQAAQGWGTKVVERLAADLKREFPELTGFSRANLLYMRAFAEAWPDEAVVQQLVGRLPWGQNIDLITRVKDPETRQWYARAALEQGWSRAVLAQQIGSGLAGRQGQAVTNFDRTLPPAQSDLARQVLKDPYQFGFLALPPDANERVLEAALLERVRDFLLEMGKGFAFCGSQHRLEVGGQEYFVDLLFFHRRLRCLVAVDLKIGAFRPEYAGKMNFYLAALDETEREPGDAPSIGLILCREHNRLVVEYALRGIGSPIGVAEYRTVGAALPDALAEALPTAVEIAASIGDG, from the coding sequence ATGGCGGTCAGCACGTCTGAGCCGGGCCTGCCGGCGGATTACGCGGGCTGGCTGGGCAGCCTGAAGGCCCGCATCCGCGCCGCGCGGCTGCGGGCGGCCATGGCGGTGAACGCGGAGCTGATCGCACTCTACTGGCGCATCGGGCGGGACATCCTGGAGCGGCAGGCGGCGCAGGGCTGGGGCACCAAGGTGGTGGAGCGGCTGGCCGCCGACCTGAAGCGCGAGTTTCCGGAACTGACGGGGTTTTCCCGCGCCAACCTCCTGTACATGCGCGCCTTCGCCGAGGCCTGGCCGGACGAGGCGGTCGTCCAACAGCTTGTTGGACGATTGCCCTGGGGCCAGAACATCGACCTGATCACCCGCGTGAAGGACCCGGAAACGCGGCAATGGTACGCCCGCGCGGCGCTGGAACAGGGCTGGAGCCGGGCCGTCCTGGCGCAGCAGATCGGCAGCGGGCTGGCCGGGCGGCAGGGGCAGGCGGTGACCAATTTCGACCGGACGCTGCCGCCGGCGCAATCCGACCTCGCCCGGCAGGTGCTGAAGGACCCCTACCAGTTCGGCTTCCTGGCCCTGCCGCCGGATGCGAACGAGCGGGTGCTGGAAGCCGCGCTGCTGGAGCGGGTGCGCGACTTCCTGCTGGAGATGGGCAAGGGCTTCGCCTTCTGCGGCAGCCAGCACCGGCTTGAGGTGGGGGGCCAGGAATACTTCGTGGACCTGCTGTTCTTTCACCGCCGGCTGCGCTGCCTGGTGGCGGTGGACCTGAAGATCGGCGCGTTCCGCCCGGAATACGCCGGCAAGATGAACTTCTACCTCGCGGCGCTGGACGAGACCGAGCGCGAGCCGGGCGACGCGCCGAGCATCGGGCTGATCCTGTGCCGGGAACACAACCGGCTGGTGGTGGAATACGCGCTGCGCGGCATCGGCAGCCCGATCGGCGTCGCGGAATACCGCACGGTGGGCGCGGCGCTGCCGGACGCGCTGGCCGAGGCGCTGCCGACCGCGGTGGAGATCGCTGCCAGCATCGGCGATGGCTGA
- a CDS encoding tartrate dehydrogenase: MREYNIAAIPADGIGPEVIAAGLQALSVLERRMGTFRLRVQEFPWGSDYYKQHGVMMPADGLDTLKAFDAIYFGAVGAPDVPDHVTLWGLRLPICQGFDQYANVRPTKILPGVTSPLAGVGPGDLDWVIVRENSEGEYAGHGGRAHKGLPEEVATEVAIFTRVGVTRIMRYAFRLAQARPRKFLTVVTKSNAQRFGMVMWDEIAAEVAKEFPDVTWDKMLVDAMTMRMVLKPQSLDTIVATNLHADILSDLAAALAGSLGVAPTGNVDPERRYPSMFEPIHGSAFDIAGKGIANPVATFWTAAQMLEHLGEPDAATRLMAAVERVTAAGVLTPDLGGRATTREVTEAVCDAIHSANV; this comes from the coding sequence ATGCGCGAATACAACATCGCCGCCATTCCCGCCGACGGCATCGGGCCCGAGGTGATCGCCGCCGGGTTGCAGGCGCTGTCCGTGCTGGAGCGGCGGATGGGCACGTTCCGGCTTCGCGTCCAAGAGTTCCCCTGGGGGTCGGACTACTACAAGCAGCACGGCGTGATGATGCCGGCCGACGGGCTGGACACGCTGAAGGCGTTTGACGCGATCTATTTCGGCGCCGTCGGCGCGCCGGACGTGCCGGACCACGTGACGCTCTGGGGCCTGCGGCTGCCGATCTGCCAGGGCTTCGACCAGTATGCCAACGTCCGCCCCACCAAGATCCTGCCCGGCGTCACCTCGCCGCTGGCCGGCGTCGGGCCGGGGGACCTGGACTGGGTGATCGTGCGGGAAAACTCCGAGGGCGAGTATGCCGGCCACGGTGGCCGCGCCCACAAGGGACTGCCGGAGGAAGTGGCGACCGAGGTCGCGATCTTCACCCGCGTCGGCGTCACGCGCATCATGCGCTACGCCTTTCGCCTGGCCCAGGCGCGGCCGCGCAAGTTCCTCACCGTCGTCACCAAGTCCAACGCCCAGCGCTTCGGCATGGTGATGTGGGACGAGATCGCGGCCGAGGTGGCCAAGGAATTCCCCGACGTCACCTGGGACAAGATGCTGGTGGACGCGATGACCATGCGCATGGTGCTGAAGCCGCAGAGCCTCGACACCATCGTCGCCACGAACCTGCACGCCGACATCCTGTCCGACCTCGCCGCCGCGCTGGCCGGCAGCCTGGGCGTGGCGCCCACCGGCAACGTGGACCCGGAGCGTCGCTACCCCTCGATGTTCGAGCCGATCCACGGCTCGGCCTTCGACATCGCGGGCAAGGGCATCGCCAACCCCGTCGCCACCTTCTGGACCGCAGCGCAGATGCTGGAGCACCTGGGCGAGCCGGACGCGGCAACGCGGCTGATGGCGGCGGTGGAACGCGTGACGGCCGCCGGCGTGCTGACGCCCGACCTCGGCGGCCGCGCCACCACGCGCGAGGTGACGGAGGCCGTCTGCGACGCCATCCACAGCGCCAACGTCTGA
- a CDS encoding tripartite tricarboxylate transporter substrate-binding protein has product MTTRRTLLRQLGLAAGAALLAVPALAQDFPSRAITITVPFAAGGPTDVISRLMADGMGRDLGVPVVVENVTGAGGTIAAQRVAQARPDGTTLLMHHIGHATTATLYRKLPYDVEGSFAPLGLVSDAAMTVVARPDFPATDLAGVMAAIRQQGDRLTLAHSGLGGANQLCGMLLQRAAGTALTTVVFRGSAPAITDMMAGRIDIFCDQATNTAPFIRDGRVRAYAETLPARVPGLDLPTTAEAGVPALAMSTWHGLYAPAGTPPEVQERLSAAIRAALKEERLLARFGELVTQPASAERATPAYHRRFLAEEVARWRPIITDAGQYAD; this is encoded by the coding sequence ATGACGACACGTCGCACCCTGCTCCGGCAGCTGGGGCTGGCCGCCGGCGCGGCGCTGCTGGCGGTGCCCGCCCTGGCCCAGGACTTCCCCAGCCGCGCCATCACCATCACCGTGCCCTTCGCAGCCGGCGGCCCCACCGACGTCATCAGCCGCCTGATGGCCGACGGCATGGGCCGCGACCTCGGCGTTCCCGTGGTGGTGGAAAACGTCACCGGCGCGGGTGGCACCATCGCGGCACAGCGCGTGGCGCAGGCCCGGCCGGATGGCACCACGCTGCTGATGCACCACATCGGCCATGCCACCACCGCCACGCTGTACCGCAAGCTGCCCTATGACGTGGAAGGCAGCTTCGCGCCGCTCGGCCTGGTGTCCGATGCCGCGATGACCGTGGTGGCGCGGCCGGACTTCCCGGCCACGGACCTGGCCGGCGTCATGGCCGCCATCCGCCAGCAGGGCGACAGGCTGACCCTGGCGCATTCCGGGCTGGGCGGTGCCAACCAGCTGTGCGGCATGCTGCTGCAGCGCGCGGCGGGCACAGCGCTGACCACCGTGGTGTTCCGCGGCAGCGCGCCCGCCATCACCGACATGATGGCGGGCCGCATCGACATCTTCTGCGACCAGGCCACCAACACCGCGCCCTTCATCCGCGACGGCCGCGTCAGGGCTTATGCCGAAACGCTGCCGGCCCGCGTGCCCGGCCTGGATCTGCCGACCACGGCGGAGGCCGGCGTGCCGGCCCTGGCGATGAGCACCTGGCACGGCCTTTACGCCCCCGCCGGCACGCCGCCGGAGGTGCAGGAGCGGCTGTCCGCCGCCATCCGCGCCGCGTTGAAGGAGGAACGGCTGCTGGCGCGCTTCGGCGAGCTCGTCACGCAGCCCGCCAGCGCCGAGCGCGCGACGCCCGCCTATCACCGCCGCTTTCTGGCGGAGGAGGTGGCGCGCTGGCGGCCGATCATCACCGATGCGGGGCAATATGCGGATTGA
- a CDS encoding GntR family transcriptional regulator: MDKEGVTIGEAAYQRIRADIVFGRLAPGQKLGLDRMRETYGAGVSTLRELLSRLASEGLILAEGQKGFEVAPVSDADFQEVTALRLLLEAHAMEQSFAAGGLDWEGGVVAAHHKLAALERRLLANEAVDVESWKRYDWEFHRALIAACGSRLLLQAHAAIYDRFLRYQMVAVVFRGQPAADEHRQLLDSALSRDSAAARQALAAHLGNCVRHVLGSGALARFGGAAEPVAAAPSPAQRGEGAVHKPSRRGRPTGRT; encoded by the coding sequence GTGGACAAGGAAGGCGTGACCATCGGCGAGGCGGCCTACCAGCGCATCCGCGCCGACATCGTGTTCGGCCGCCTGGCGCCGGGGCAGAAGCTCGGCCTGGACCGCATGCGGGAAACCTATGGCGCCGGCGTCAGCACGCTGCGCGAGCTGCTCAGCCGTCTCGCCTCGGAAGGGCTGATCCTGGCCGAGGGGCAAAAGGGCTTCGAGGTCGCGCCCGTGTCCGACGCCGACTTCCAGGAGGTCACGGCGCTGCGGCTGCTGCTGGAGGCGCATGCGATGGAACAGTCCTTCGCCGCCGGCGGGCTGGACTGGGAAGGCGGCGTGGTGGCCGCGCACCACAAGCTGGCCGCCCTGGAACGCCGCCTGCTGGCGAACGAGGCGGTCGATGTGGAAAGCTGGAAGCGCTACGACTGGGAGTTCCACCGCGCGCTGATCGCCGCCTGCGGCTCGCGGCTGCTGTTGCAGGCCCACGCGGCCATCTACGATCGTTTCCTGCGCTACCAGATGGTCGCCGTGGTGTTCCGTGGCCAGCCGGCGGCCGACGAGCACCGCCAGTTGCTGGACAGCGCGCTGAGCCGCGACAGCGCGGCCGCGCGGCAAGCGCTGGCGGCCCATCTGGGCAACTGCGTGCGGCATGTGCTGGGCAGCGGTGCCCTGGCACGGTTCGGCGGCGCCGCCGAACCCGTGGCGGCTGCCCCCTCCCCCGCGCAGCGCGGCGAGGGCGCCGTGCACAAGCCGTCCCGCCGGGGGCGGCCAACTGGTCGAACGTGA
- a CDS encoding type II 3-dehydroquinate dehydratase, with amino-acid sequence MSGPIHVLNGPNLNRLGKREPDIYGHTTLAEIEVMCREAAGDTAMVFRQTNWEGQLVDWIHEATDGDAAGIVINPAGLTFNSIPVLDALKMFDRPIIELHITNIHRRDALYHRSLVSTVATAVIAGLGARGYATAMRAMRELTG; translated from the coding sequence TTGAGCGGGCCGATCCATGTGCTGAACGGTCCCAACCTGAACCGCCTGGGCAAGCGCGAGCCGGACATCTACGGCCACACCACCCTGGCGGAGATCGAGGTGATGTGCCGCGAAGCCGCGGGCGACACCGCCATGGTGTTCCGTCAAACCAACTGGGAAGGCCAGCTGGTGGACTGGATCCACGAGGCGACGGATGGCGACGCCGCCGGCATCGTCATCAACCCGGCAGGGCTGACCTTCAACTCCATCCCGGTGCTGGATGCGCTGAAGATGTTCGACCGGCCGATCATCGAGCTGCACATCACCAACATCCACCGGCGGGACGCGCTGTACCACCGTTCGCTGGTGTCCACCGTCGCCACGGCGGTGATCGCGGGGCTGGGCGCCCGCGGCTACGCCACGGCCATGCGCGCGATGCGCGAGCTGACCGGCTGA
- a CDS encoding Bug family tripartite tricarboxylate transporter substrate binding protein: MQDDPTGAPPLRRRALLAGLGALPLAGTAAARAQAPAYPARAVTIIVPFAPGGSTDFVARLLAQHLSARLSGNFVVENRAGGSGTLGHGAVARARPDGYTLGVSPTGTFALAPFLFEKLPYDSDKGFAPISLLAGNAMFVCVHASSDIKSYAELIAAAKAQPGKLTYASAGAGTIAHLAPELMLDMSGTQMLHVAYRSGGLQVQAVLGREANLGFIDTVTAIPFIQSGDLRALAVTSAARSPQMPQVPTLAECGLAGYRATNDFGFFAPAGTPPGIVRQLSDAARDVLAMPDVKARLDAAAIDIYAGSAEAFPAYQADEARRWGDLIRRRDIKME; this comes from the coding sequence ATGCAGGATGACCCCACCGGCGCCCCGCCGCTGCGCCGCCGCGCGCTTCTGGCGGGGCTCGGCGCCCTGCCGCTGGCCGGTACCGCCGCCGCCCGCGCGCAGGCGCCGGCTTATCCGGCCCGGGCCGTGACCATCATCGTGCCCTTCGCGCCGGGGGGCTCCACCGACTTCGTGGCGCGGCTGCTGGCGCAGCATCTGTCCGCGCGGCTGTCCGGCAACTTCGTGGTGGAGAACCGCGCCGGCGGCAGCGGCACGCTGGGCCATGGCGCCGTGGCCCGCGCGCGGCCGGATGGCTATACGCTGGGGGTGTCGCCCACCGGCACCTTCGCGCTGGCGCCCTTTCTGTTCGAGAAGCTGCCCTACGACAGCGACAAGGGCTTCGCCCCGATCAGCCTGCTGGCCGGCAACGCGATGTTCGTGTGCGTGCACGCCTCGAGCGACATCAAAAGCTACGCGGAGCTGATCGCCGCCGCCAAGGCGCAGCCGGGCAAGCTGACCTATGCCTCGGCCGGGGCCGGCACCATCGCGCATCTGGCGCCGGAGCTGATGCTCGACATGTCGGGCACGCAGATGCTGCACGTCGCCTATCGCTCGGGCGGTTTGCAGGTGCAGGCGGTGCTGGGGCGCGAAGCCAATCTCGGCTTCATCGACACCGTCACGGCCATTCCCTTTATCCAGTCCGGCGACCTGCGGGCCCTGGCCGTCACCAGCGCGGCGCGCAGCCCGCAGATGCCGCAGGTGCCGACGCTGGCCGAATGCGGGCTGGCGGGCTATCGCGCCACCAACGACTTCGGCTTCTTCGCCCCGGCCGGCACGCCGCCCGGCATCGTGCGCCAGCTGTCCGACGCGGCGCGCGACGTGCTGGCGATGCCCGACGTGAAGGCGCGGCTGGATGCCGCGGCGATCGACATCTACGCAGGCAGCGCCGAGGCTTTCCCCGCCTATCAGGCCGATGAGGCGCGGCGCTGGGGCGACCTGATCCGCCGCCGCGACATCAAGATGGAATAG
- a CDS encoding DUF4286 family protein, whose protein sequence is MTAPAMLAIWSDVTPEQETDYLHWLTREHTAERLGIPGFQAVRVFRAALPGVCRFLIVYELASPGVLTSAAYLARLNAPTPWSRRVMPLLRNFARGGGRVRDVRGTGGGAWVMPLRLDRMPAAAPALLDALAAEDRICAVRLLEVDQQGSGVPTGEKALRGGDAAFAGLLLVEATGADALRGALARHQPAIAALDGGAAEPALYAAVFSLRQAVP, encoded by the coding sequence ATGACCGCGCCCGCGATGCTGGCCATCTGGAGCGACGTGACGCCGGAACAGGAAACCGACTACCTGCACTGGCTGACGCGCGAACACACGGCCGAGCGCCTCGGCATCCCCGGCTTCCAGGCGGTGCGGGTGTTTCGCGCCGCGCTGCCCGGGGTGTGCCGCTTTCTGATCGTCTACGAGCTGGCATCGCCCGGGGTGTTGACCAGCGCCGCCTATCTGGCGCGGCTGAACGCGCCGACGCCCTGGTCGCGGCGCGTCATGCCGCTGCTGCGCAACTTCGCCCGCGGCGGCGGCCGGGTGCGCGACGTTCGCGGCACCGGCGGCGGTGCCTGGGTCATGCCGCTGCGCCTGGACCGGATGCCCGCTGCCGCGCCGGCGCTGCTGGACGCGCTGGCGGCGGAGGACCGCATCTGCGCCGTGCGGCTGCTGGAGGTCGACCAGCAGGGTTCCGGCGTGCCCACGGGTGAAAAGGCCCTGCGCGGCGGGGATGCGGCCTTTGCCGGCCTGCTGCTGGTCGAGGCCACGGGGGCCGATGCGTTGCGCGGCGCCCTGGCGCGCCACCAGCCCGCCATCGCCGCGCTGGATGGCGGGGCGGCGGAGCCGGCGTTGTATGCGGCGGTGTTCTCGCTGCGGCAGGCGGTGCCATAG
- a CDS encoding ArgE/DapE family deacylase, with translation MSSDGSGQASASERARIAAAVDAVFDDQVQTTLRFSAIPSTRGAEGPAQDMMADLLRARGYEVDDWAVRMADLDGMPDLGVIEHDFSRARSVVGTLRPRQDSGRSLILQGHCDVVPAGPLDMWRTPPFQPEVRDGWIHGRGAGDMKAGTIAALYAVDALRAAGLALRGRLHFQSVIEEESTGVGALSTLQRGYRADAALLPEPTGRRFTNVCVGVLWFRLRVRGEPAHVARASEGFNAIKAAYTVIRALEEMEAAWNRRAASDPYYGGMANPVNFSPGIIQGGDWASSVPAWCDVDCRIAVLPGWDVAACQKEIEATVAGAAAADPNLAANPPRVAWSGFLSHGYVMQGGEQARALLAGAHSAFGGGSLEDRYGTGLNDARFYDRCFGIPAFCYGPLAEQVHGFNERVELQSIRDTTKTIAAFIADWCGVEPA, from the coding sequence ATGTCTTCCGACGGTTCAGGCCAGGCCTCCGCGTCCGAACGGGCGCGCATCGCGGCGGCGGTGGATGCGGTGTTCGACGATCAGGTCCAGACCACGCTGCGCTTTTCCGCCATCCCCAGCACGCGCGGCGCCGAAGGCCCGGCGCAGGACATGATGGCCGACCTGCTCCGCGCCCGCGGCTACGAGGTGGACGACTGGGCGGTGCGCATGGCCGACCTGGACGGCATGCCGGACCTCGGCGTCATCGAGCATGATTTTTCCCGCGCGCGCAGCGTGGTCGGCACGCTGCGGCCCCGGCAGGACAGTGGACGTTCGCTGATCCTGCAGGGGCATTGCGATGTGGTGCCGGCTGGGCCGCTGGACATGTGGCGCACCCCGCCCTTCCAGCCCGAGGTGCGGGACGGCTGGATCCATGGGCGCGGCGCGGGCGACATGAAGGCCGGCACCATCGCGGCGCTGTATGCGGTGGATGCGTTGCGCGCCGCCGGCTTGGCGCTGCGCGGGCGGCTGCATTTCCAGTCGGTGATCGAGGAGGAAAGCACCGGCGTCGGCGCGCTGTCCACCTTGCAGCGCGGCTACCGGGCCGACGCGGCGCTGCTGCCCGAACCCACGGGGCGCCGCTTCACCAATGTCTGCGTGGGCGTGCTGTGGTTCCGCCTGCGGGTGCGCGGCGAGCCGGCGCACGTGGCCAGGGCCAGCGAGGGCTTCAACGCCATCAAGGCCGCCTACACCGTGATCCGGGCGCTGGAGGAGATGGAAGCCGCGTGGAACCGCCGCGCGGCGTCCGACCCGTATTACGGCGGCATGGCCAACCCGGTGAACTTCAGCCCGGGCATCATCCAGGGCGGCGACTGGGCATCCTCCGTGCCGGCATGGTGCGACGTGGACTGCCGCATCGCCGTGCTGCCGGGCTGGGACGTGGCGGCCTGCCAAAAGGAGATCGAGGCCACGGTCGCCGGCGCGGCCGCGGCCGATCCCAACCTGGCCGCCAACCCGCCGCGCGTGGCATGGTCCGGCTTTCTGTCGCATGGCTACGTGATGCAGGGCGGCGAACAGGCGCGCGCCCTGCTGGCCGGGGCGCATTCGGCCTTCGGGGGCGGCAGCCTGGAAGACCGCTACGGCACCGGGCTCAACGACGCGCGCTTTTACGATCGCTGCTTCGGCATTCCCGCCTTCTGCTACGGTCCCCTGGCGGAGCAGGTGCACGGCTTCAACGAGCGCGTGGAGCTGCAATCCATCCGTGACACCACCAAGACCATCGCCGCGTTCATCGCCGACTGGTGCGGCGTCGAGCCGGCCTGA
- a CDS encoding HpcH/HpaI aldolase/citrate lyase family protein, with product MRLRNLLFAPGDDARKRDKALAGPADAVVLDLEDAVGPDRKDAARAEVAALLPGRARREVVVRVNGRTTPWYLADLAAVVPGAPAAVMLPKCTGMADMVALDHHLEALEVAAGLPPGGIGVLALVTETAASLTGLDYRGAPPRLRALCFGAEDLSSDLGILPRDEAGAFAAPVRQARAATLLAAAAAGLPALDTPFPDPRNPAGLQREAAAAARDGFAGKLCIHPGQLAAVAAAFTPDAGRVAWARRVVAGFDARPDAGVISLDGQMVERMHLRLARRVLDAVADPRGLTPPIATS from the coding sequence ATGCGGCTGCGCAACCTGTTGTTCGCGCCGGGGGACGATGCCCGCAAGCGCGACAAGGCCCTGGCCGGCCCCGCCGATGCCGTGGTGCTGGATTTGGAGGATGCGGTCGGCCCCGACCGCAAGGACGCCGCGCGCGCCGAAGTGGCGGCGCTGCTGCCCGGCCGGGCCCGGCGGGAGGTGGTGGTGCGCGTCAACGGCCGCACCACGCCCTGGTATCTCGCGGACCTTGCCGCCGTGGTGCCCGGCGCGCCGGCGGCGGTGATGCTGCCGAAATGCACCGGCATGGCCGACATGGTGGCGCTGGACCACCACCTGGAAGCGCTGGAAGTGGCGGCCGGCCTGCCCCCCGGCGGCATCGGCGTGCTGGCGCTGGTGACCGAAACGGCGGCCTCGTTGACTGGGCTGGATTATCGCGGCGCGCCGCCCCGCCTGCGGGCCCTGTGCTTCGGGGCGGAAGACCTGTCGTCCGATCTCGGCATCCTGCCGCGCGACGAAGCCGGGGCCTTTGCGGCGCCGGTGCGCCAGGCGCGCGCCGCCACTCTGCTCGCTGCCGCCGCCGCCGGGCTGCCGGCGCTCGACACCCCTTTCCCCGACCCGCGCAACCCGGCGGGGCTGCAGCGGGAAGCGGCGGCGGCGGCGCGCGACGGCTTCGCGGGCAAGCTGTGCATCCATCCCGGCCAGCTGGCGGCGGTGGCCGCCGCCTTCACGCCGGATGCCGGGCGCGTGGCCTGGGCCCGCCGGGTGGTGGCGGGTTTCGACGCGCGGCCGGATGCCGGCGTCATCTCGCTGGACGGGCAGATGGTGGAACGGATGCACCTGCGGCTGGCCCGGCGCGTGCTGGATGCCGTGGCAGACCCGCGCGGTTTGACACCGCCGATCGCCACATCCTAG
- a CDS encoding MaoC family dehydratase has product MPGLWFEEMTEGSVIDAEWRRTLTEADNTLFCGMTMNVARLHLDAEYMKDSEFGRPLMNSLFTLGLMIGMSVHNTTNGTAVANLGMTDVRFPAPAFAGDTIGVRTTVLATRASKSRADAGIVTLLHEAFNQRDEVVARCERAVLVHRRPAAAA; this is encoded by the coding sequence ATGCCCGGCCTGTGGTTCGAGGAGATGACCGAGGGCAGCGTGATCGACGCCGAATGGCGCCGCACGCTGACGGAGGCCGACAACACGCTGTTCTGCGGCATGACCATGAACGTGGCGCGGCTGCACCTGGATGCCGAATACATGAAGGACAGCGAGTTCGGCCGGCCGCTAATGAACTCGCTGTTCACGCTGGGGCTGATGATCGGCATGAGCGTGCACAACACCACCAACGGCACCGCCGTCGCCAACCTCGGCATGACCGACGTGCGCTTTCCCGCGCCGGCCTTCGCGGGCGACACCATCGGGGTGCGCACCACGGTGCTTGCCACGCGCGCCAGCAAGTCCCGCGCCGATGCCGGCATCGTGACGCTGCTGCACGAGGCCTTCAACCAGCGGGATGAGGTGGTGGCGCGCTGCGAGCGCGCCGTGCTGGTGCACCGCCGCCCGGCGGCGGCCGCGTGA